A single Elephas maximus indicus isolate mEleMax1 chromosome 2, mEleMax1 primary haplotype, whole genome shotgun sequence DNA region contains:
- the RAI1 gene encoding retinoic acid-induced protein 1 isoform X1: MQSFRERCGFHGKQQNYQQTSQETSRLENYRQPSQAGLSCDRQRLLTKDYYNQQPYPGYEGNAGTPAGSAASVVAEKYHRGSKALPSQQALQGRPAFPSYSVQDSSPYPGRYSGGEESLQAWGAPQPPPPQPQSLPGGVGKYDESLMKKTAVPPSRQYPEQGAQLPFRTHPLHVQQQLQQLPQPQQPLVYPKLQRQKLQNDITSPLPFPQSSHFPQHSQSFPASSTYSPSVQGGGQGAHSYKSCTAPSAPSHDRPLTANASLAPGQRVQNLHAYASGRLSYDQQKQQQQQALQSRHHAQETLHYQNLTKYQHYGQQGQGYCQPDAAVRTQEQYYQTFSPSSSHSPARSVGRSPSYSSTPSPLMPNLENFPYNQQPLGTGAFPAGITDHSHFMPLLNPSPTDATSSVDPQAGNCKPLQKDKLPESLLSDLSLQSLTALTSQVENISNTVQQLLLSKAAVPQKKGVKTLVSRTPEQLKSQHCSPEGSSYLAEPVGTPLSEPLSSTPQSIHAEPPEVDYLSGSEDPLDRSFLYCNQARGSPARVNSNSKAKPESVSTCSVTSPDDMSTKSDDSFQSLHSSLPLDSFSKFVAGERDCPRLLLSALAQEDLASEILGLQEAMVEKADKGWAEGPSLGKDVSKPPFSLENHSTCLDPGAKSGWPRPGEPEALPDPLQLDKGGNTKDFSPGLFEDPTVGFATPDPKKTAGPLSFGTKALIGAAPTDPATAAFDCFPDTATAGSADSTNPFAWPEENLGDACPRWGLHSGERNKGLEPGGKALEGASKEGAQEAPACLSFQGEEPTGEKAAVPGDFKQEEAGGVKEEAGGLLQCHEVGKADRWLEESRHCCAAADFGDLPLLPPAGRKEDLEAEEEYSSLCELLGSPEHRPSLQDPLSPKAPLACTKEEVEEALDAKSGWASPCHLSGDSVILLGPTVGAESKVQSWFEASLSHMKPGEEGPDGERVPGDTTTPDTSLAPKLNKPAVPETPIAKKEPVPRGKSLRSRRVHRGLPEAEDPPCRAPALPKDLLLPESCAGPPQGQMEGAGAPGRGTSEGLPRMCTRSFTALSEPRTPGPPGLPTTPAPPDRLGGKQRAAFKSGKRVGKPSPKAASSPSNPAALPVASDSSPMGSKTKEPDSPGTPGKDQRSMILRSRTRTQEAFHAKRRRPTESRLPNCRTTKKLLTNNHLPAPFKASGGPQKEGRAGQRARVPKPGGSIGKSSERPLHALKRKASFMAPVPTKKRSLVLRSSGSSGSSCGGDAQEEKTEGTLTLFKRLSSPKKAKLAKGSGGEPPAKPPPPEAPSVCIKMASRAAFQGAMKTKVLPPRKGRGLKLEAIVQKITSPSLKKFACKVAPGAVLADPLSPALPEKERGLKSTGGSPAGAEEGLLTTGVGQKLPAALGADPLCRSPNNRSLKGKLMNSKKLSSTDCFKTEAFTSPEALPPGGTTLAPKKRSRKGRAGALGLPKGPLDKRPHLGPALLPTPRDRANSTQGGDEDISGGGGKKPKMEELGLVSQSPEGPPCQPQTRAQKQPGHVNYSSYSKRKRLTRGRAKNATSSPCKGRAKRRRQQQVLPLDPAEPEIRLKYISSCKRLRADSRIPAFSPYVRVEKRDAFTTVCTVVNSPGEEPKPHRKPSSSTSSSSSSSSFSLDAAGASLATLPGGSVLQPRPSLPLSSTMHLGPVVSKALSTSCLVCCLCQNPANFKDLGDLCGPYYPEHCLPKKKPKLKEKVRLEGACEEASLPLERTLRGLECAVAATAGKPPRPDGPADPAKQGSLRTSARGLSRRLQSCYCCDGQGDGGEEAAPADKSRKHECSKEDSAEPSGGTQEHWVHEACAVWTGGVYLVAGKLFGLQEAMKVAMDMTCSSCQEAGATIGCCHKGCVHTYHYPCASDAGKSQPAEAGRVLEACHADQEDPEHSSLSPGPM, from the exons ATGCAGTCTTTTCGAGAAAGGTGTGGTTTCCATGGCAAACAGCAGAACTACCAGCAGACCTCACAGGAGACATCACGCCTGGAGAATTACAGGCAGCCAAGTCAGGCCGGGCTGAGCTGTGATCGGCAGCGGCTGCTCACCAAGGACTATTATAACCAGCAGCCTTACCCAGGCTACGAGGGCAATGCAGGCACGCCTGCTGGCTCGGCAGCCTCAGTGGTGGCTGAGAAGTACCACCGAGGCAGCAAAGCCCTGCCCTCGCAGCAGGCCCTGCAGGGGCGGCCAGCTTTCCCCAGCTACAGCGTGCAGGACAGCAGCCCATACCCAGGCCGCTACTCGGGTGGAGAGGAGAGCCTGCAGGCCTGGGGGGCTCCACAGCCGCCACCCCCCCAGCCACAGTCCCTGCCGGGGGGCGTGGGCAAATACGATGAGAGCTTGATGAAAAAGACAGCAGTGCCCCCCAGCAGGCAGTACCCAGAACAGGGTGCCCAGCTGCCCTTTCGGACTCACCCCCTCCACGTGCAGCAGCAGCTACAACAGTTGCCGCAGCCTCAGCAGCCCCTGGTGTACCCAAAACTCCAGAGGCAGAAGCTGCAGAACGACATCACCTCGCCGctgcccttcccccagagcagccaCTTTCCCCAGCACTCCCAGTCCTTCCCCGCCTCCTCCACCTACTCCCCATCTGTGCAGGGTGGCGGGCAGGGGGCCCACTCTTACAAGAGCTGCACGGCACCGTCTGCCCCCTCCCATGACAGGCCGCTGACAGCCAACGCCAGTCTGGCCCCAGGGCAGCGGGTCCAGAACCTTCATGCCTACGCATCTGGCCGCCTCAGCTATGAtcagcagaagcagcagcagcaacaagccCTTCAGAGCCGGCACCATGCCCAGGAAACCCTCCATTACCAAAATCTCACCAAGTACCAACACTACGGGCAGCAAGGCCAGGGCTACTGCCAGCCAGATGCCGCCGTTCGGACTCAGGAGCAGTACTACCAGACCTTCAGCCCCAGCTCCAGCCACTCACCTGCACGCTCCGTGGGCCGCTCACCTTCCTACAGCTCTACCCCATCGCCCCTGATGCCAAACCTGGAGAACTTTCCCTACAACCAGCAGCCGCTTGGTACTGGGGCCTTCCCTGCTGGTATCACCGACCATAGCCACTTCATGCCCCTGCTCAACCCCTCGCCAACGGATGCCACCAGCTCTGTGGACCCCCAGGCTGGCAACTGCAAGCCTCTGCAGAAGGATAAGCTCCCTGAGAGCCTGCTGTCGGATCTCAGCCTGCAGAGCCTCACAGCCCTGACCTCACAGGTGGAGAACATCTCCAACACCGTGCAGCAGCTGCTGCTTTCCAAGGCCGCCGTGCCGCAGAAGAAGGGGGTCAAGACCCTTGTATCCAGGACCCCAGAGCAGCTCAAGAGCCAGCACTGCAGCCCTGAGGGCAGCAGCTACTTGGCTGAGCCAGTGGGCACACCACTGTCGGAGCCGCTGAGCAGCACCCCGCAGTCCATCCACGCCGAGCCCCCGGAGGTTGATTACCTCAGTGGCTCCGAGGACCCTCTGGATCGCAGCTTCCTCTACTGCAACCAGGCACGTGGCAGCCCTGCCAGGGTCAACAGCAACTCCAAGGCCAAGCCTGAGTCTGTGTCCACCTGCTCTGTGACTTCTCCAGATGACATGTCCACCAAGTCTGACGACTCCTTCCAGAGCCTCCACAGCAGCCTGCCGCTAGACAGCTTCTCCAAGTTTGTGGCAGGTGAGCGCGACTGTCCACGGCTGCTGCTCAGTGCCCTGGCACAGGAGGACCTGGCCTCTGAAATCCTGGGGCTGCAGGAGGCCATGGTGGAAAAGGCTGATAAGGGCTGGGCCGAGGGGCCCAGTCTGGGCAAGGATGTCAGCAAGCCTCCCTTCTCTCTGGAGAACCATAGCACCTGCCTGGACCCTGGAGCCAAGAGCGGGTGGCCACGGCCAGGGGAACCAGAGGCTCTGCCTGACCCCTTGCAGCTGGACAAGGGCGGCAACACCAAGGACTTCAGCCCAGGGCTGTTTGAGGACCCCACCGTGGGCTTTGCTACTCCTGACCCCAAAAAGACGGCTGGGCCCCTCTCCTTCGGCACCAAGGCCCTCATCGGGGCGGCCCCCACAGACCCGGCCACAGCAGCCTTCGACTGCTTCCCAGACACAGCCACCGCTGGCTCAGCAGACAGCACCAACCCCTTCGCCTGGCCAGAGGAGAACCTGGGCGACGCCTGCCCCCGGTGGGGCCTGCACTCTGGGGAACGTAACAAGGGCCTGGAGCCAGGCGGGAAGGCCTTGGAGGGCGCCAGCAAAGAGGGTGCCCAGGAGGCGCCGGCCTGCCTCAGTTTCCAGGGGGAGGAGCCCACAGGGGAGAAGGCAGCTGTGCCTGGGGACTTCAAGCAGGAGGAGGCGGGTGGGGTGAAGGAGGAGGCCGGGGGGCTCCTGCAGTGCCACGAGGTGGGCAAGGCTGACCGCTGGCTGGAGGAGAGCCGGCACTGCTGTGCTGCCGCTGACTTTGGGGACCTCCCGCTCCTACCGCCTGCCGGCAGGAAGGAGGACCTAGAGGCCGAGGAAGAGTACTCCTCCCTGTGTGAGCTCCTGGGCAGCCCCGAGCACAGGCCCAGCCTGCAGGACCCGCTGTCCCCCAAGGCCCCACTGGCCTGCACTAAGGAAGAGGTGGAGGAGGCGCTGGACGCAAAATCTGGCTGGGCCTCGCCCTGCCACCTGTCGGGGGACTCTGTCATCCTGCTGGGCCCCACCGTGGGCGCTGAGTCCAAGGTCCAGAGCTGGTTCGAGGCCTCCCTGTCCCACATGAAGCCAGGCGAGGAAGGCCCTGATGGTGAACGGGTGCCAGGGGACACCACCACCCCGGACACCTCGCTGGCCCCAAAGCTCAACAAGCCTGCTGTGCCCGAGACCCCCATCGCCAAGAAAGAGCCCGTGCCACGGGGCAAAAGCTTGCGGAGTCGGCGGGTGCACCGGGGGCTACCCGAGGCCGAGGACCCCCCGTGCAGGGCGCCAGCCCTGCCCAAGGACCTCCTGCTCCCTGAGTCCTGTGCAGGACCCCCCCAGGGGCAGATGGAAGGGGCAGGGGCCCCGGGGCGGGGCACCTCAGAAGGGCTCCCCAGGATGTGCACGCGCTCCTTCACAGCCCTGAGCGAGCCCCGCACACCCGGCCCCCCGGGCCTGCCCACTACACCCGCACCCCCAGACCGGCTAGGGGGCAAGCAGCGAGCGGCTTTCAAGTCAGGCAAACGGGTGGGGAAGCCCTCGCCCAAGGCTGCATCCAGCCCCAGCAACCCTGCTGCCCTGCCTGTGGCCTCTGACAGCAGCCCCATGGGCTCAAAAACCAAGGAGCCGGACTCGCCTGGCACCCCAGGCAAAGACCAGCGTTCTATGATTCTCCGGTCCCGCACCAGAACCCAGGAGGCCTTCCATGCCAAGCGGAGGCGGCCAACAGAGAGCCGGCTGCCCAACTGCCGCACCACCAAGAAGCTGCTCACAAACAACCACCTGCCTGCGCCCTTCAAGGCCTCTGGTGGCCCCCAGAAGGAGGGCAGGGCAGGCCAGCGGGCACGGGTCCCCAAGCCCGGCGGGAGCATCGGTAAGTCATCTGAGCGGCCCCTGCACGCGCTCAAGCGGAAGGCCTCCTTCATGGCCCCAGTCCCCACCAAGAAGCGAAGCCTGGTGTTAAGGAGCAGTGGCAGCAGCGGCAGTAGCTGTGGGGGGGATGCTCAAGAGGAGAAGACCGAGGGCACCCTCACCCTCTTCAAGAGGTTGTCTTCTCCCAAGAAAGCCAAGCTGGCCAAGGGCAGTGGTGGTGAGCCGCCTGCAAAGCCCCCACCCCCAGAGGCTCCCAGCGTCTGTATCAAGATGGCCTCGAGGGCTGCCTTCCAGGGGGCCATGAAAACCAAGGTGCTGCCCCCCCGCAAGGGCCGGGGACTGAAGCTGGAGGCCATCGTGCAGAAGATCACCTCGCCCAGCCTCAAGAAGTTCGCGTGCAAAGTGGCACCTGGGGCCGTGCTTGCTGACCCCCTGAGCCCAGCCCTCCCCGAGAAGGAGCGGGGGCTCAAGAGCACGGGAGGCAGCCCTGCAGGGGCAGAAGAAGGGCTGTTAACCACGGGTGTGGGGCAGAAGCTCCCAGCAGCTCTGGGGGCTGACCCTTTATGCAGAAGTCCGAACAACAGATCCTTAAAAGGCAAACTCATGAACAGTAAGAAACTGTCCTCAACCGACTGTTTCAAAACTGAGGCCTTTACATCCCCAGAGGCCCTGCCACCCGGAGGGACCACCCTGGCTCCTAAGAAGAGAAGCAGGAAGGGCAGGGCTGGAGCACTGGGACTCCCCAAAGGCCCTCTGGATAAACGGCCCCACCTGGGCCCAGCTCTGCTCCCGACCCCACGGGACAGGGCCAACAGCACGCAGGGAGGTGATGAGGACATTTCTGGTGGAGGAGGCAAAAAGCCAAAGATGGAGGAGCTGGGCCTGGTCTCCCAGTCCCCCGAGGGCCCACCCTGCCAGCCCCAGACTAGGGCACAGAAGCAGCCAGGCCATGTAAACTACAGCAGCTATTCCAAGCGGAAGCGGCTCACGCGAGGCCGGGCTAAGAATGCCACCTCCTCACCCTGCAAGGGGCGTGCCAAACGTAGGCGGCAGCAGCAGGTGCTGCCCCTGGATCCTGCAGAACCTGAAATCCGCCTCAAGTACATTTCCTCCTGCAAACGGCTTCGGGCTGACAGCCGGATCCCAGCCTTCTCACCCTATGTGCGGGTGGAGAAGCGAGACGCTTTCACTACCGTATGCACTGTTGTCAACTCCCCTGGGGAGGAGCCCAAGCCCCATAGGAAGccttcctcctccacctcctcctcttcctcctcatcctCCTTCTCTTTGGACGCCGCTGGAGCCTCCCTGGCCACGCTCCCTGGAGGCTCTGTTTTGCAGCCACGGccctccctgcccctctcctCCACCATGCACCTGGGGCCCGTGGTCTCCAAGGCCCTTAGTACCTCTTGCCTTGTTTGCTGCCTCTGCCAAAACCCGGCCAACTTTAAGGACCTCGGGGACCTCTGCGGCCCCTACTACCCTGAACACTGCCTCCCCAAAAAGAAGCCAAAACTCAAGGAGAAGGTGCGGCTGGAGGGCGCCTGCGAGGAGGCCTCACTGCCCCTAGAGAGAACACTCAGAGGCCTTGAGTGTGCAGTTGCTGCCACCGCTGGAAAGCCCCCCAGGCCTGATGGCCCAGCTGACCCAGCCAAGCAGGGCTCACTGCGCACCAGTGCCCGGGGCCTGTCCAGGCGACTGCAGAGTTGCTACTGCTGTGATGGCCAGGGGGATGGTGGTGAGGAGGCGGCCCCAGCTGACAAGAGTCGCAAGCATGAGTGCAGCAAGGAGGACTCGGCGGAGCCCAGCGGGGGCACCCAGGAGCACTGGGTGCACGAGGCCTGTGCTGTGTGGACAGGCGGGGTCTACCTGGTGGCCGGGAAGCTCTTTGGGCTGCAGGAGGCCATGAAGGTGGCCATGGACATG ACATGTTCCAGCTGCCAAGAAGCCGGGGCCACCATTGGGTGCTGCCACAAAGGATGCGTCCACACCTACCATTACCCGTGTGCCAGCGATGCCGGTAAGAGCCAGCCCGCAGAGGCAGGAAGGGTCCTGGAGGCCTGTCATGCAGACCAGGAGGACCCTGAGCACAGCTCCTTGAGTCCAGGCCCCATGTGA